The Cygnus atratus isolate AKBS03 ecotype Queensland, Australia chromosome 2, CAtr_DNAZoo_HiC_assembly, whole genome shotgun sequence genome window below encodes:
- the RECQL4 gene encoding ATP-dependent DNA helicase Q4 encodes MERLQAVKALLKRWEAAFAQQHGRRPGTGDVEAAPEDVRRLYREYRALKHRGELAPCPPAEGSPATEQDSGCWGTHLNRQPKAPKSSATNQPVPAASAQHFGRKLKANLGAAIKERPPVPRRTLAPRPKPVPQQEHGATSPVPSPPGDADGSEPPELLLPAAVRALAPLVLTEGPRPRPQGNKFQRLRQTVARRLSSLDAAWLRRCQGEPGPEEPPDWGAEPRGAEPQGVEGENVAPAGIRSPPQEPEVSEGARGELAETEGGERPAGHGGDSAAGPRGADGGRAPEELPGGTGGAKKVGGKRRRRDSGAGGSEQPARKQPREKAPAAAPPAPENLLGDIEEEKLRPPCRAAPARAPRRPPGNFVRLNLKNRSHVRGHVLRGNRLREQVWKQKWQKKAAQFGGGSALGGSSGVCFCCGATGHWAAECRGEAGRAREEEEEEEEEEDPLPTLAEVARRTNSVCPELSESGGPEGAAGEVTAHLEVQRAPYEPPEPPAPVEPLYSLGPGGKVRETPAEVLEALEELGFSSFRPGQEAAVMRILSGLSTLVVLPTGLGKSLCYQLPAYLYRKRSPCVALVVSPLVALMDDQVSGLPRGLRAVCVHSNMSRAQREAAVEQVRKGAVHALLLSPEALVGGGGSGSCCLPPAAELPPVAFACIDEAHCVSQWSHNFRPSYLRLCKVLRDRLGVRCFLGLTATATPATARDVAAHLGVAEEEGEEGIAGRCAAVPPNLRLSVSMDRDRDQALISLLRGERFGHLDSIIVYCTRREETARVAALIRTCLQGVLPAEPPAAPQDDGDAGRKKERAKSTRRPLKWIADAYHAGLSAAERRRVQRSFMSGQLRVVVATVAFGMGLDKADVRGVVHYNMPKNFESYVQEIGRAGRDGEPARCHLFLDPEGEDLHELRRHIYGDTVDFFTVKKLVQKVFSRCKCRELHQKRQALGGDAEADDAAVAELAEEPEGGAARGSEQPRRACYMHERAVPVQRTVEELDVREEGIETLLCYLELHPRRWLELLPPTYSSCRVQCYGGPQQLRAAARSCPPIAVFLARERLAGRPHARDSSVEFDVVSLSDSMGWEVPLVKRALRQLQWDTQLRRGGRAGAGSGVLVEFAELSFHLRAYGDLSEQELDSVCDFLHRRVVARERAALGQLRACFRAFKSVAFQSCEPHPEQAEEERSSRLRALLRDYFEKEAPGEPAPRGCEEEEEEEDEEEDRRGAQDGEDQVRADVRHFLAIRQDEKFSGRAVARIFHGIGSPCYPAQVYGRDRRFWRKHLRFDFHRIMRVATEEILALR; translated from the exons ATGGAGCGGCTCCAGGCGGTGAAGGCGCTGCTGAAGCGCTGGGAGGCGGCGTTCGCGCAGCAGCACGGCCGCAGGCCCGGCACG GGCGACGTGGAGGCGGCGCCGGAGGACGTGAGGC GGCTGTACCGGGAGTACCGGGCGCTGAAGCACCGCGGGGAGCTCGCCCCGTGCCCGCCGGCTGAGGGGAGCCCGGCCACGGAGCAG GACTCCGGCTGCTGGGGCACGCACCTCAACCGCCAGCCCAAGGCCCCCAAATCGAGCGCCACCAACCAGCCCGTGCCGGCGGCGTCGGCGCAGCACTTCGGGAGGAAGCTAAAAGCCAACCTGGGCGCTGCCATAAAG GAGAGGCCGCCGGTGCCCAGGAGGACGCTGGCTCCCCGTCCCAAACCCGTCCCGCAGCAGGAGCATGGTGCCACGTCCCCGGTGCCGTCCCCGCCGGGTGACGCGGATGGCAGCGAGCCCCCCGagctcctcctccccgccgccgtGCGCGCCCTGGCCCCGCTCGTCCTGACCGAGGGGCCGAGGCCTCGCCCGCAGGGCAACAAGTTCCAGCGGCTGCGGCAGACGGTGGCGAGGAGGCTGAGCTCCCTCGACGCCGCCTGGCTGCGGCGCTGCCAGGGCGAGCCCGGCCCCGAGGAGCCGCCCGATTGGGGTGCTGAGCCTCGGGGTGCTGAGCCTCAGGGGGTGGAAGGGGAAAACGTCGCCCCCGCGGGGATCCGCTCCCCGCCGCAGGAGCCTGAGGTGTCGGAAGGAGCTCGGGGCGAGCTGGCGGAGACTGAGGGGGGCGAACGGCCGGCCGGGCACGGCGGTGACagcgcagcggggccgcggggcgccgACGGTGGCCGCGCACCCGAGGAGCTCCCCGGTGGCACCGGGGGCGCAAAGAAGGTCGGAGGGAAGAGGCGGCGCAGGGACagcggggcaggaggcagcgagCAGCCAGCGCGAAAGCAGCCGAGGGAAAAAGCGCCGGCGGCAGCGCCGCCGGCCCCCGAAAACCTCCTGGGAGACATCgaggaggagaagctgagacCCCCCTGCAGAGCCGCTCCTGCCAG GGCTCCGCGGCGGCCCCCCGGCAACTTCGTGCGCCTCAACCTCAAGAACCGCTCCCACGTGCGAGGCCACGTGCTGCGGGGGAACCGCCTCCGCGAGCAG GTGTGGAAGCAGAAGTGGCAGAAGAAGGCGGCGCAGTTCGGCGGCGGGTCGGCCCTCGGCGGGAGCTCGGGCGTCTGCTTCTGCTGCGGCGCCACGGGGCACTGGGCGGCGGAGTGCCGGGGC GAGGCCGGCCGTGCccgggaggaggaagaggaggaggaggaggaggaagatccCTTGCCCACGCTGGCAGAAGTTGCCCGCAGGACCAACAGCGTCTGCCCGGAGCTCTCCG AGAGCGGCGGCCCCGAGGGCGCTGCGGGGGAGGTGACGGCCCACCTGGAGGTGCAGCGGGCGCCCTAcgagccccccgagccccccgcgccCGTGGAGCCCCTCTACAGCCTGGGGCCGGGCGGGAAGGTGCGAG AGACCCCCGCGGAGGTGCTGGAGGCGCTCGAGGAGCTGGGGTTCAGCTCCTTCCGCCCCGGCCAGGAGGCGGCCGTGATGAGGATCCTCTCGG gCCTCTCCACGCTGGTCGTGCTGCCCACGGGGCTGGGCAAGTCGCTGTGCTACCAGCTCCCCGCCTACCTCTACCGCAAGCGCTCGCCGTGCGTCGCCTTGGTCGTCTCGCCGCTGGTGGCGCTGATGGATGACCAG GTGTCGGGGCTgccgcgggggctgcgggcggtCTGCGTCCACTCCAACATGAGCAGGGCGCAGCGGGAGGCGGCGGTGGAGCAG GTGAGGAAGGGCGCGGTGCACGCGCTGCTGCTGTCCCCCGAGGCGCTGGTGGGCGGCGGGGGCTcgggctcctgctgcctgccccccgccgccgAGCTGCCCCCCGTCGCCTTCGCCTGCATCGACGAAGCTCACTGCGTCTCCCAGTGGTCCCACAACTTCCGCCCCAGCTACCTGCGGCTCTGCAAG GTGCTCCGCGACCGCCTGGGCGTGCGCTGCTTCCTGGGGCTGACGGCCACCGCCACCCCGGCCACGGCACGCGACGTGGCCGCGCACCTCGGCGTCGccgaggaggagggggaggaagggatcGCGGGGCGCTGCGCCGCCGTGCCCCCGAACCTGCGCCTCTCCGTCTCCATGGACAGGGACCGGGACCAG GCCCTCATCTCCCTGCTGCGCGGGGAGCGCTTCGGCCACCTCGACTCCATCATCGTCTACTGCACGCGGCGGGAGGAGACGGCTCGCGTCGCCGCGCTCATCCGCACCTGCCTGCAAGGGGTGCTGCCGGCCGAGCCCCCGGCGGCCCCCCAGGACGACGGCGACGcggggaggaagaaagagcgAG cgAAGAGCACCCGGCGCCCGCTCAAGTGGATCGCGGACGCCTACCACGCCGGCCTGTCGGCCGCCGAGCGCCGGCGCGTGCAGCGCAGCTTCATGTCCGGCCAGCTGCGCGTGGTGGTGGCCACGGTGGCCTTCGGCATGGGGCTGGACAAGGCGGACGTGCGCGGCGTGGTGCACTACAACATGCCCAAGAACTTCGAGAGCTACGTGCAGGAGATCGGGCGGGCCGGGCGGGACGGCGAGCCGGCGCGCTGCCACCTCTTCCTGGACCCGGAG GGCGAGGACCTCCACGAGCTGAGGCGGCACATCTACGGCGACACCGTCGACTTCTTCACCGTCAAGAAGCTCGTGCAGAAGGTTTTCTCTCGCTGCAAGTGCCGGGAGCTGCACCAGAAGCGCCAGGCCCTCGGCGGG GACGCGGAGGCCGATGACGCCGCCGTGGCCGAGCTGGCGGAGGAGCCggagggcggcgcggcgcggggcagCGAGCAGCCCCGGCGGGCGTGCTACATGCACGAGCGCGCCGTGCCCGTCCAGCGAACCGTGGAGGAGCTGGACGTGCGCGAGGAAG GCATCGAGACCCTGCTGTGCTACCTGGAGCTGCACCCGCGGcgctggctggagctgctgccccccaCCTACTCCTCCTGCCGCGTGCAGTGCTACGGCGGCCCCCAGCAGCTCCGGGCTGCGGCGCGGAG CTGCCCGCCCATCGCCGTCTTCCTGGCCCGCGAGCGCCTGGCGGGGCGGCCGCACGCCCGCGACAGCTCGGTGGAGTTCGACGTGGTCTCGCTGAGCGACTCCATGGGCTGGGAGGTGCCGCTGGTGAAGCGCGCCCTGCGCCAGCTCCAGTGGGACACGCAACTGCGCCGAG GCGGCCGCgccggggcggggagcggcgtCCTGGTGGAGTTCGCGGAGCTCTCCTTCCACCTGCGCGCCTACGGCGACCTCTCCGAGCAGGAGCTGGACTCCGTCTGCGACTTCCTGCACCGCAGGGTGGTGGCGCGGGAGAGGGCGGCGCTGGGCCAGCTGCGCGCCTGCTTCAGGGCCTTCAAGAG CGTGGCCTTCCAGAGCTGCGAGCCGCACCCCGAGCAGgcggaggaggagaggagctcccGCCTCAGGGCTCTGCTCCGGGACTACTTCGAGAAGGAGGCCCCCGGGGAGCCGGCCCCGCGCGgctgcgaggaggaggaggaggaggaagatgaggaagaggatCGCCGTGGAGCACAA GACGGGGAGGACCAGGTGCGCGCCGACGTCCGCCACTTCCTCGCCATCCGCCAGGACGAGAAGTTCTCGGGCAGAGCCGTCGCCAGGATCTTCCACGGCATCG GCAGCCCCTGCTACCCGGCCCAGGTCTACGGGCGCGACCGCCGCTTCTGGAGGAAGCACCTCCGCTTCGACTTCCACCGCATCATGCGCGTGGCCACCGAGGAGATCCTGGCGCTGCGCTGA
- the LRRC14 gene encoding LOW QUALITY PROTEIN: leucine-rich repeat-containing protein 14 (The sequence of the model RefSeq protein was modified relative to this genomic sequence to represent the inferred CDS: deleted 1 base in 1 codon): protein MPPVSSLVHLCARRLAGHAAGARRALPLLPAELYPALLEAALAEQRAPLLRDLVRSWPYPVLRLPRRLRRARRPPGKLCVQALLLAVTAGLRRDASARPCLRVLDMTGLQDGAEQGPDSLSLWSGTVLLAKACLEASQRRDDQHDAERLEGSPGSSPPPPSVEVRVDLFVNSTSGPILRAALRAGGALRLRCRDFHAEELSLGATLALLEALEPAGLRRVDLRFNNLGLPGLAEVVPRLERFPDLVSLRLPYSNVDARRPGAEDGLRRLAEGLGRLQRLRELNLGSCRLSGRLRQLLRALQCPLESLELPFCHLLPGDLAYLVQSPHAPALKKLDLSGNNLSEDLLLPFLQLLATASGALRHLDAMECRLADAHLDALLPALRRCARLGYLGVFGNPLTWRGVKALAAGTAPLAALRLVVYPRPVDLCGDEDNGDDVPEDEERSEALQEELQQMLRGAGRDEAVWTTSLSRHGALDYFAL from the exons ATGCCCCCGGTCTCCTCCCTCGTCCACCTCTGCGCCCGCCGCCTGGCCGGCCACGCCGCCGGCGCCCGCCGCgcgctgccgctgctgccggCCGAGCTGTACCCGGCGCTGCTCGAGGCC GCCTTGGCGGAGCAGCGGGCGCCGCTGCTGCGGGACCTGGTGCGCTCCTGGCCCTACCCCGTCCTGCGCCTCCCGCGCCGCCTGCGCCGCGCCCGCCGGCCGCCCGGCAAGCTGTGCGTGCAGGCCCTGCTCCTCGCCGTCACCGCCGGCCTCCGCCGCGACGCCAG CGCCAGGCCGTGCCTGCGGGTGCTGGACATGACGGGCCTGCAggatggtgctgagcagggcccCGACAGCCTCAGCCTCTGGTCGGGGACGGTGCTGCTGGCCAAGGCCTGCCTGGAGGCGTCGCAGCGCCGCGATGACCAGCACGACGCCGAGCGGCTCGAGGGCTCGCCGGGCTCATCGCCGCCACCGCCCTCGGTGGAGGTGCGCGTCGACCTCTTCGTCAACAGCACCTCGGGACCCATCCTGCGCGCCGCCCTGCGCGCCGGCGGGGCGCTGCGCCTGCGCTGCCGCGACTTCCACGCCGAGGAGCTGTCCCTGGGCGCCACGCTGGCCTTGCTGGAGGCGCTGGAGCCGGCCGGGCTGCGCCGCGTCGACCTGCGCTTCAACAACCTGGGGCTGCCGGGCTTGGCCGAGGTGGTGCCGCGCCTCGAGCGCTTCCCCGACCTGGTGAGCTTGAGGCTGCCCTACAGCAACGTGGACgcgcggcggccgggggcggaGGACGGGCTGCGGCGCCTGGCGGAGGGGCTCGGCCGCCTGCAGCGCCTGCGGGAGCTGAACCTGGGCTCCTGCCGCCTCTCGGGGCGGCTGCGGCAGCTCCTGCG CGCCTTGCAGTGCCCGCTGGAGAGCCTGGAGCTGCCCTtctgccacctcctccccgGGGACCTCGCTTACCTCGTCCAGAGCCCCCACGCGCCCGCACTGAAGAAGCTCGACCTGAGCGGCAACAACCTCTCCGAGGAcctcctgctgcccttcctccAGCTTTTGGCGACGGCCTCGGGCGCCCTGCGCCACCTGGACGCCATGGAGTGCCGCCTGGCGGACGCCCACCTCGATGCCCTGCTGCCAGCGCTCCGCCGCTGCGCCCGCCTGGGCTACCTGGGCGTTTTCGGCAACCCCCTGACCTGGCGGGGGGTGAAGGCGCTGGCGGCGGGCACGGCGCCGCTCGCCGCCCTGCGCCTCGTCGTCTACCCGCGCCCCGTGGATCTCTGCGGCGACGAGGACAACGGCGACGACGTCCCGGAGGACGAGGAGCGCTCGGAGgcgctgcaggaggagctgcagcagatgcTGCGCGGCGCCGGCCGGGACGAGGCCGTGTGGACCACGAGCCTGAGCCGCCACGGCGCCCTCGACTACTTCGCGCTGTag
- the LOC118257961 gene encoding LOW QUALITY PROTEIN: uncharacterized protein LOC118257961 (The sequence of the model RefSeq protein was modified relative to this genomic sequence to represent the inferred CDS: deleted 2 bases in 1 codon): MARRRKRRRRESGDGEGTGDGGGSSDRGGSSDRGHTGDRGGGGEGSDGGHSSKRVGTSDGVGTGDRGDSSDRGGSSHTSDRGDTSDRSGSSDRVGTGDRSNSNDRGGSSHTSDRGDTSDRSNTGDRRGTSNRGDGSDPGYTSNRGGSNNRGHSSDSSDGSVGSDAGTFPFSRLPQDCQLPRLSFLSPEEKCGAALVCGAWSHLMRSPRLWRVADFTGAPAALAEAEDDSGAAFARWQGWVRRYAFHLAARRASPRLLRASFDLGDREAGWAEFLRGFLESVRCGELRELELDWTLSPLQPPGPRPPGAAKLEQLSHFQALLELLSRKAPGLARAKLPFDWSRRSVAALARFQHLQTLELRYFWGFRGVRPEALRELAAALPRLKTLVLHLLVPVQDLGTSYALESRSLEVLDVWRCRGLVFSRLELPALRALRVRKRTRGLILQRRARLALQSRWRCLYALLRAGAPGLRLLNNRALLPHWRERPYDELEAMLRRACYCPRHADTWLL, encoded by the exons ATGGCCCGCAGGAGGAAACGGCGGCGGCGCGAGAGCGGTGACGGAGAGGGCACGGGGGACGGAGGTGGCAGCAGTGACAGAGGTGGCAGCAGTGACAGAGGTCACACCGGTGACAGAGGCGGCGGCGGTGAGGGCAGCGACGGAGGTCACAGCAGCAAGAGAGTTGGCACCAGCGACGGAGTTGGCACCGGTGACAGaggtgacagcagtgacagaggAGGCAGCAGTCACACCAGTGATAGAGGTGACACCAGTGACAGAAGTGGCAGCAGTGACAGAGTTGGCACCGGTGACAGAAGCAACAGCAATGACAGAGGAGGCAGCAGTCACACCAGTGATAGAGGTGACACCAGTGACAGAAGCAACACCGGAGACAGAAGGGGCACCAGCAACAGAGGTGATGGCAGTGACCCAGGCTATACCAGCAACAGAGGTGGCAGCAACAACAGAGGtcacagcagtgacagcagtgacgGCAGTGTCGGCAGTGACGCGGGCACCTTCCCCTTCAGCCGCCTGCCGCAGGACTGCCAGCTCCCAcgtctt tccttcctctcacCGGAGGAGAAGTGCGGGGCCGCGCTGGTGTGCGGCGCCTGGAGCCACCTCATGCGCTCGCCCCGCCTCTGGCGCGTGGCCGACTTCACCGGCGCCCCGGCGGCGCTGGCCGAGGCCGAGGACGACTCCGGCGCCGCCTTCGCgcgctggcagggctgggtgcgGCGCTACGCCTTCCACCTGGCCGCCCGCCGCGCCAGCCCGCGCCTGCTGCGCGCCAGCTTCGACCTGGGCGACCGCGAGGCCGGCTGGGCCGAGTTCCTGCGGGGCTTCCTGGAGAGCGTGCGCTGCGGCGAGCTGCGCGAGCTGGAGCTCGACTGGACCctcagccccctgcagccccccggcccccgcccgcccggcgccgccaAGCTGGAGCAGCTGAGCCACTTCCAggcgctgctggagctgctgagccGCAAAGCGCCGGGGCTGGCCCGCGCCAAGCTGCCCTTCGACTGGTCGCGGCGCTCGGTGGCCGCCCTCGCCCGCTTCCAGCACCTGCAGACGCTGGAGCTGCGCTACTTCTGGGGCTTCCGCGGCGTGCGGCCCGAGGCGCTGCGCGAGCTGGCGGCCGCCCTGCCCCGCCTCAAGACGCTGGTGCTGCACCTGCTGGTGCCGGTGCAGGACCTGGGCACCTCGTACGCGCTGGAGTCGCGCTCGCTGGAGGTGCTGGACGTCTGGCGCTGCCGCGGGCTGGTCTTCAGCCGCCTGGAGCTGCCGGCGCTGCGGGCGCTGCGGGTCAGGAAGAGGACgcggggcctgatcctgcagcGGCGCGCCAGGCTGGCGCTGCAGAGCCGCTGGCGCTGCCTCTACGCGCTGCTGCGCGCCGGCGCGCCCGGCCTGCGCCTGCTCAACAACCGCGCGCTGCTGCCGCACTGGCGCGAGCGGCCCTACGACGAGCTGGAGGCCATGCTGCGGCGCGCCTGCTACTGCCCCCGGCACGCCGACACCTGGCTGCTCTAG
- the C2H8orf82 gene encoding UPF0598 protein C8orf82 homolog, whose product MRPGLLRAAACGYRQGQRPEPGTREYFYYIDHRGQLFLDDAKVKNFITCFKDERFLTFFFERLRPNRSGRYEAAFPYVSPCGRERNFVRCEDRPVVFTRLLQADAADAEPPLLSYCGGGRRLAVPFEPPRLALLPDNGRLYHPAPARAGGVGLVGSALAAEWSQAFEYGEGAGRPPTHFTWRGRRYELSHELLPLLRRGAPGSGGVAGMPEGSGMWAGGERGGHGVPKAPKDVGRGRLGSRCTRRP is encoded by the exons ATGCgcccggggctgctgcgggcCGCGGCCTGCGGGTACCGGCAGGGGCAGCGCCCCGAGCCCGGCACCAGGGAGTACTTCTACTACATCGACCACCGCGGGCAG CTCTTCCTGGACGACGCCAAGGTGAAGAACTTCATCACCTGCTTCAAAG ACGAGCGCTTCCTCACCTTCTTCTTCGAGCGCCTGCGGCCCAACCGCAGCGGGCGCTACGAGGCCGCCTTCCCCTACGTCTCGCCCTGCGGCCGCGAGCGCAACTTCGTGCGCTGCGAGGACCGGCCCGTGGTCTTCACCCGCCTGCTGCAAGCCGACGCCGCCGACGCCGAGCCCCCGCTGCTCTCCTACTGCGGCGGCGGCCGGCGCCTGGCCGTGCCCTTCGAGCCGCCgcgcctggccctgctgcccgACAACGGGCGCCTCTACCACCCGGCGCCCGCCCGCGCCGGCGGCGTGGGGCTGGTGGGCTCGGCGCTGGCCGCCGAATGGAGCCAGGCCTTCGAGTACGGCGAGGGGGCCGGGCGGCCGCCCACCCACTTCACCTGGCGGGGCCGGCGCTACGAGCTCAGCCACgagctgctgccgctgctccgccgcggggccccggggagcgggggggtTGCGGGGATGCCCGAGGGCTCGGGGATGTGGGCGGGGGGTGAGCGGGGTGGCCACGGGGTGCCCAAAGCCCCCAAGGACGTGGGGCGGGGGCGATTGGGATCCCGGTGTACCCGTCGTCCTTGA